In Choloepus didactylus isolate mChoDid1 chromosome 6, mChoDid1.pri, whole genome shotgun sequence, one DNA window encodes the following:
- the LOC119537308 gene encoding NXPE family member 1-like, giving the protein MIFLCPEVPLSPVASPAETDVRIKEIVRKLDQLFPPRPFTHQNSTTSAAHSRATVLNPRDTYCRGDQLDILLEVRDHWGRRKEHGGDFLRARMSSPALQAGASGKVRDFNDGSYLISFTLFWEGRVSLSLLLIHPSEGASALWRALIFKLVC; this is encoded by the coding sequence ATGATTTTCCTATGCCCCGAAGTGCCCCTGAGTCCAGTGGCTTCCCCAGCAGAGACTGATGTGAGAATAAAGGAGATCGTGAGGAAACTAGACCAGCTGTTCCCACCCAGACCCTTCACCCACCAGAACTCCACCACCAGTGCCGCACACAGCAGAGCCACCGTCCTCAACCCTCGAGACACCTACTGCAGGGGGGATCAGCTAGACATCCTGCTGGAGGTGAGGGACCACTGGGGACGCAGGAAGGAACACGGCGGGGACTTCCTGAGGGCCAGGATGtcttccccagccctgcaggcAGGCGCCTCAGGAAAGGTGAGGGACTTCAACGACGGCAGCTACCTCATCAGTTTCACCCTGTTCTGGGAGGGCCGGGTCTCGCTGTCCCTCCTGCTCATCCACCCCAGTGAAGGGGCGTCGGCTCTCTGGAGGGCACTGATATTCAAACTAGTATGCTAG